The proteins below are encoded in one region of Hordeum vulgare subsp. vulgare chromosome 3H, MorexV3_pseudomolecules_assembly, whole genome shotgun sequence:
- the LOC123441114 gene encoding uncharacterized protein LOC123441114, with protein MAALHHLLFFLVVALAASGSNGAIAAASDADDVQLRKVALAQAVEVLSSYRPETTDAETLKRAVAAVNREAQRYWKPIFKNVNKVMASGADDRTKEAAFAAAKELLNRELGQGPDAIKMDFEFV; from the coding sequence ATGGCGGCGTTACACCACCTACTCTTCTTCCTCGTTGTGGCGCTCGCCGCCAGCGGCAGCAACGGCGCCATCGCCGCTGCGAGCGACGCTGACGATGTGCAGCTGCGGAAGGTAGCCCTTGCACAGGCAGTCGAGGTCCTTTCCAGCTACCGCCCCGAGACCACGGATGCGGAGACACTGAagcgggcggtggcggcggtgaaCCGCGAGGCGCAGCGGTACTGGAAGCCCATCTTCAAGAACGTCAACAAGGTGATGGCCAGCGGCGCCGACGACCGCACCAAGGAGGCGGCGTTCGCCGCTGCCAAGGAGCTTCTCAACCGCGAGCTCGGCCAAGGCCCGGACGCCATCAAGATGGACTTCGAGTTCGTGTGA